A region of Leclercia adecarboxylata DNA encodes the following proteins:
- the ndk gene encoding nucleoside-diphosphate kinase, whose translation MAIERTFSIIKPNAVAKNVIGSIFARFEAAGFKIVGTKMLHLTVEQARGFYAEHEGRPFFDGLVEFMTSGPIVVSVLEGENAVQRHRDLLGATNPDNALAGTLRADYADSFTENGTHGSDSVESAKREIAYFFAEGEVCPRTR comes from the coding sequence ATGGCTATTGAACGTACTTTTTCCATCATCAAGCCAAACGCGGTGGCAAAAAACGTTATTGGCAGCATCTTTGCTCGCTTTGAAGCGGCAGGGTTCAAAATTGTTGGTACCAAAATGCTGCATCTGACCGTTGAGCAGGCTCGCGGTTTCTATGCTGAGCACGAAGGTCGCCCATTCTTCGACGGCCTGGTTGAGTTCATGACCTCTGGCCCAATCGTGGTTTCCGTACTGGAAGGCGAAAATGCCGTTCAGCGTCACCGCGATCTGCTGGGTGCAACTAACCCGGACAACGCGCTGGCAGGTACCCTGCGCGCAGATTACGCTGACAGCTTCACCGAGAACGGCACCCACGGTTCCGACTCCGTAGAATCTGCTAAACGTGAAATCGCCTACTTCTTCGCAGAAGGCGAAGTGTGTCCACGTACCCGTTAA
- the rodZ gene encoding cytoskeleton protein RodZ codes for MNTEATHDQNAALSTGVRLRNAREQLGLSQQVVAERLCLKVSTVRDIEEDKAPADLASTFLRGYIRSYAKLVHIPEDELLPMMEKQAPVRAAKVAPMQSFSLGKRRKKRDGWLMSFTWLVLFVVIGLTGAWWWQNHKAQQEEITTMADQTSAELNNSAGDGAQSIPLNTDASATASETQAPATGTQDTATAQSAAPTAEQTAQAPADNAVVSPSQANVDAAPATAPAATADATQTLPSDPAGVAAATADPNALVMNFTADCWLEVTDATGKKLFSGLQRKDGNLNLTGQAPYKLKIGAPAAVQIQFQGKPVDLSRFIRTNQVARLTVNAEQSAAQ; via the coding sequence ATGAATACTGAAGCCACTCACGACCAAAATGCAGCACTTTCCACTGGCGTTCGTCTTCGCAACGCCCGTGAACAACTCGGACTAAGCCAGCAAGTCGTTGCGGAGCGCTTATGTCTGAAGGTTTCCACGGTCCGCGATATTGAAGAAGATAAGGCTCCTGCCGATCTTGCTTCAACGTTTCTGCGTGGTTATATCCGCTCATATGCGAAACTGGTGCATATCCCTGAAGATGAACTGCTGCCAATGATGGAAAAACAGGCACCGGTCAGAGCGGCGAAAGTCGCGCCGATGCAGAGTTTTTCCCTGGGCAAGCGTCGTAAAAAACGTGATGGCTGGCTGATGAGCTTTACCTGGCTGGTGCTGTTTGTGGTGATCGGCCTGACGGGCGCATGGTGGTGGCAAAACCACAAGGCGCAGCAGGAAGAGATCACCACCATGGCCGATCAGACTTCAGCCGAGCTGAACAACTCAGCGGGCGATGGTGCCCAGAGCATCCCGCTGAATACCGATGCTTCTGCGACCGCCAGCGAAACGCAGGCACCAGCAACCGGCACTCAGGATACGGCAACGGCGCAGAGTGCTGCGCCAACCGCCGAACAGACGGCGCAGGCACCCGCAGACAACGCGGTAGTTTCGCCATCTCAGGCTAACGTTGACGCTGCACCTGCAACCGCGCCTGCGGCAACGGCGGATGCCACCCAGACGTTGCCTTCCGATCCGGCAGGCGTTGCGGCGGCAACTGCCGACCCGAACGCGCTGGTGATGAACTTCACCGCTGATTGCTGGCTGGAAGTGACCGATGCAACGGGCAAAAAGCTGTTCAGCGGCCTGCAGCGTAAAGACGGGAATTTAAATCTGACAGGCCAGGCGCCGTACAAGCTCAAGATTGGTGCTCCGGCTGCGGTCCAGATCCAGTTCCAGGGTAAACCTGTCGATCTGAGCCGTTTTATCAGAACTAACCAGGTTGCGCGCCTGACCGTAAATGCCGAACAATCAGCAGCACAGTAA
- a CDS encoding bifunctional tRNA (adenosine(37)-C2)-methyltransferase TrmG/ribosomal RNA large subunit methyltransferase RlmN: protein MSELVNTSEVAIPAVPNKNGKINLLDLNRQQMREFFKEMGEKPFRADQVMKWMYHYCSDNFDDMTDINKVLRNKLKDVAEIRAPEVVEEQRSADGTIKWAIAVGDQRVETVYIPEDDRATLCVSSQVGCALECKFCSTAQQGFNRNLRVSEIIGQVWRAAKIVGAAKVTGTRPITNVVMMGMGEPLLNLTNVVPAMEIMLDDFGFGLSKRRVTLSTSGVVPALDKLGDMIDVALAISLHAPNDTIRDEIVPINKKYNIETFLNSVRGYISKSNANQGRVTIEYVMLDHVNDGTEHAHELAALLKDTPCKINLIPWNPFPGAPYGRSSNSRIDRFSKVLMEYGFTTIVRKTRGDDIDAACGQLAGDVIDRTKRTLRKRMQGESIAIKSV from the coding sequence ATGTCTGAATTAGTTAACACCTCCGAAGTCGCCATTCCTGCGGTTCCCAATAAAAATGGAAAAATCAACCTGCTGGACCTGAACCGTCAGCAGATGCGCGAGTTCTTCAAAGAGATGGGCGAGAAGCCGTTTCGTGCCGATCAGGTCATGAAATGGATGTACCACTATTGCAGCGACAACTTTGATGACATGACTGACATCAATAAAGTGCTGCGCAACAAGCTGAAAGACGTGGCCGAAATCCGCGCGCCGGAAGTGGTGGAAGAGCAGCGTTCTGCTGATGGCACCATCAAGTGGGCGATTGCGGTTGGCGACCAGCGCGTTGAGACGGTTTATATCCCGGAAGACGACCGCGCTACCCTGTGCGTCTCCTCCCAGGTGGGTTGTGCGCTGGAGTGTAAATTCTGCTCCACGGCGCAGCAGGGCTTTAACCGTAACCTGCGCGTATCTGAGATTATCGGCCAGGTGTGGCGCGCGGCGAAAATCGTCGGTGCGGCAAAAGTCACCGGCACCCGTCCTATCACCAACGTGGTGATGATGGGGATGGGCGAGCCGCTGCTGAACCTGACTAACGTGGTTCCGGCGATGGAAATCATGCTCGACGACTTCGGTTTTGGCTTGTCCAAACGTCGCGTTACGCTCTCCACTTCAGGCGTTGTGCCCGCGCTGGATAAACTCGGCGATATGATTGACGTTGCGCTGGCTATTTCGCTGCACGCGCCAAACGACACCATTCGCGATGAGATCGTGCCAATCAACAAGAAGTACAACATTGAGACCTTCCTGAACTCGGTTCGCGGCTACATTTCGAAGTCCAACGCCAACCAGGGACGCGTCACCATTGAGTACGTCATGCTGGATCACGTCAACGACGGGACCGAGCACGCTCACGAGCTGGCGGCACTGCTGAAAGACACGCCGTGCAAGATCAACCTGATCCCATGGAACCCGTTCCCGGGCGCGCCGTATGGCCGTAGCTCAAACAGCCGTATCGACCGTTTCTCAAAGGTTCTGATGGAGTATGGCTTTACCACTATCGTGCGTAAAACCCGCGGTGATGATATCGATGCCGCCTGCGGTCAGCTGGCCGGTGACGTTATCGACCGTACCAAGCGTACGCTGCGTAAACGTATGCAGGGCGAGTCCATCGCCATCAAGTCCGTGTAA
- the ispG gene encoding flavodoxin-dependent (E)-4-hydroxy-3-methylbut-2-enyl-diphosphate synthase, with product MHNQAPIPRRKSKRIYVGNVPIGDGAPIAVQSMTNTRTTDVEATVNQIKALERVGADIVRVSVPTMDAAEAFRLIKQQVSVPLVADIHFDYRIALKVAEYGVDCLRINPGNIGSEERIRAVVDCARDKNIPIRIGVNAGSLEKDLQEKYGEPTPQALLESAMRHVDHLDRLNFDQFKVSVKASDVFLAVESYRLLAKQIDQPLHLGITEAGGARSGAVKSAIGLGLLLNEGIGDTLRVSLAADPVEEIKVGFDILKSLRIRARGINFIACPTCSRQEFDVIGTVNALEQRLEDIITPMDVSIIGCVVNGPGEALVSTLGVTGGNKKSGLYEDGVRKDRLDNGDMIDQLEAHIRAKAAMLDEAQRISVLQVEK from the coding sequence ATGCATAACCAGGCTCCTATTCCACGTAGAAAATCGAAACGTATTTACGTCGGGAATGTGCCAATTGGCGATGGTGCCCCCATCGCCGTTCAGTCGATGACCAACACCCGCACCACTGATGTGGAAGCGACGGTCAATCAGATCAAAGCATTAGAACGTGTAGGCGCAGACATTGTCCGCGTTTCCGTGCCCACGATGGATGCGGCAGAAGCGTTCAGGCTCATCAAGCAGCAGGTCTCTGTTCCGCTGGTTGCCGATATTCACTTCGATTACCGTATCGCGCTGAAAGTGGCGGAATACGGCGTCGATTGCCTGCGTATCAACCCCGGCAATATCGGTAGCGAAGAGCGTATCCGCGCGGTGGTTGATTGCGCCCGCGACAAGAACATCCCCATCCGTATCGGCGTGAACGCCGGTTCTCTGGAAAAAGATCTGCAGGAAAAATATGGCGAGCCGACGCCGCAGGCGCTGCTCGAATCCGCTATGCGCCATGTGGATCATCTCGATCGTCTGAACTTCGACCAGTTCAAAGTCAGCGTGAAAGCCTCCGATGTTTTCCTTGCCGTCGAATCCTATCGCCTGCTGGCGAAGCAGATCGACCAGCCGCTGCACCTCGGGATCACCGAAGCCGGTGGCGCCCGCAGTGGGGCAGTGAAATCAGCCATTGGCCTCGGTCTGCTATTGAACGAAGGTATCGGCGATACCCTGCGCGTCTCGCTGGCCGCCGATCCGGTGGAAGAGATTAAGGTCGGTTTCGACATTCTGAAATCCCTGCGTATTCGTGCCCGCGGCATCAACTTTATCGCCTGCCCGACCTGTTCGCGCCAGGAGTTTGATGTCATCGGTACCGTGAATGCGCTTGAGCAGCGTCTGGAAGATATCATCACCCCAATGGACGTCTCGATCATCGGCTGTGTGGTGAACGGTCCGGGTGAAGCGCTGGTGTCAACACTTGGCGTTACGGGCGGCAACAAGAAAAGTGGTCTCTATGAAGATGGCGTTCGCAAAGATCGTCTGGATAATGGCGACATGATTGATCAGCTTGAAGCCCATATCCGCGCCAAAGCGGCCATGCTGGATGAAGCGCAGCGCATCAGCGTGCTCCAGGTCGAAAAATAA
- the hisS gene encoding histidine--tRNA ligase: MAKNIQAIRGMNDYLPGETAIWQRIEGTLKQVLGSYGYSEIRLPIVEQTPLFKRAIGEVTDVVEKEMYTFEDRNGDSLTLRPEGTAGCVRAGIEHGLLYNQEQRLWYIGPMFRHERPQKGRYRQFNQLGVEAFGLQGPDIDAELIMLTARWWRALGIAEHVTLELNSIGSLEARANYRDALVAFLEQHKEKLDEDCKRRMYSNPLRVLDSKNPDVQALLNDAPALGDYLDDDSREHFAGLCKLLEGAGITYTVNQRLVRGLDYYNRTVFEWVTSSLGSQGTVCAGGRYDGLVEQLGGRPAPAVGFAMGLERLVLLVQAVNPEFKADPVVDIYLVASGAETQSAAMQLAERVRDALPDAKLMTNHGGGNFKKQFARADKWGARIALVLGESEVANGEVVVKDLRSGEQTTVTQDGVAAHLRTLLG; encoded by the coding sequence GTGGCAAAGAATATTCAAGCCATTCGCGGCATGAACGATTATCTGCCTGGCGAGACCGCCATCTGGCAGCGCATTGAAGGCACCCTGAAACAGGTGCTCGGCAGCTACGGTTACAGCGAAATCCGTTTGCCGATTGTAGAGCAGACCCCGTTATTCAAACGCGCTATCGGCGAAGTCACCGACGTGGTTGAAAAAGAGATGTACACCTTTGAGGATCGTAACGGCGACAGCCTGACCTTACGTCCGGAAGGTACGGCGGGATGTGTACGCGCCGGCATCGAGCATGGTCTCCTGTACAATCAGGAGCAACGCCTGTGGTATATCGGCCCGATGTTCCGCCACGAACGTCCGCAGAAAGGCCGCTACCGTCAGTTTAACCAGCTGGGTGTCGAAGCCTTTGGCCTGCAGGGCCCGGACATCGACGCTGAGCTGATCATGCTGACCGCCCGCTGGTGGCGTGCGCTGGGCATTGCCGAGCACGTTACGCTGGAGCTGAACTCTATCGGTTCTCTTGAAGCGCGCGCTAACTACCGCGATGCGCTGGTAGCCTTCCTGGAACAGCACAAAGAGAAGCTGGACGAAGACTGCAAACGCCGTATGTACAGCAACCCGCTGCGCGTGCTGGACTCCAAGAACCCGGACGTACAGGCACTGCTGAACGATGCGCCTGCGCTGGGCGATTACCTGGATGACGACTCCCGCGAACATTTTGCCGGTCTGTGCAAACTGCTGGAAGGTGCCGGTATCACCTATACGGTTAACCAGCGTCTGGTACGTGGTCTCGACTACTATAACCGCACCGTATTTGAGTGGGTCACCAGCAGCCTCGGATCACAGGGTACTGTCTGTGCCGGCGGTCGTTACGACGGCCTGGTAGAGCAGTTAGGCGGTCGTCCTGCACCTGCAGTTGGCTTTGCCATGGGCCTGGAGCGACTTGTTTTGTTAGTTCAGGCAGTTAATCCGGAATTTAAAGCCGATCCTGTTGTCGATATATACCTGGTAGCCTCAGGCGCGGAAACGCAGTCTGCGGCAATGCAGCTTGCTGAACGCGTGCGCGATGCGCTGCCGGACGCTAAGCTGATGACCAACCACGGCGGCGGCAACTTTAAGAAACAGTTCGCCCGTGCCGATAAGTGGGGCGCGCGTATCGCACTGGTACTCGGCGAGTCAGAAGTGGCTAACGGCGAAGTCGTAGTGAAAGATCTGCGCTCTGGTGAGCAAACAACGGTAACGCAGGACGGCGTTGCGGCGCACTTGCGCACTCTACTGGGCTAA